The sequence below is a genomic window from Pseudomonas cannabina.
AACATGGCTGGAGCAAGTTTTACCTGACCTGGTACGGGTATAACCATCCGTCAGCACAGCGTCTATGCCCACAAACCACCGCACTGCTGGAAAAAGTGCCCGGTATCAAAGGAGCCATGTTTTCACTGCTGCCCGCCGGGGCAAGCCTGACGCTACACGCAGATCCATTGGCGTGTTCATTGCGCTATCACCTGGGCCTGAAGACGCCGCAAAGCGACAGCTGTTTTATCAACGTCGACGGCGTAACGACAACCTGGCGTGACGGAGAGGATTTCATCTTCGACGAGACTCGCCCGCACTATGTCCACAACCACAGTGAAGCGCCACGACTGATTCTGATGTGTGACATCGAGCGCCCGATGTATCTGCCTGGCAGACTGTTCAACCGGCTCTACAATCAGTTGGCCAACCTGACAGTAGTCGCCAATACCGAAGAAGATGCCCGCGGGGCAGCGAGCGCACTGTTCGACAGGCTGAACCCGGTGCTCAAACGCGGCAAGCGTCTGAAGAGCACCAACAAGGCGCTCTACAACACCTTGAAATGGGCGATCAATGGCAGCCTGCTGATGTTCATCTTCGGCAGCCTGTTCACGGTAAGCGCCGCCGTGGATTACCTGACGTTCAATTGAGCGACCCTCGCTCTCTTCACCCTCGGCAGAGTGCTATCCCATCATGATCGAACGATCACTGAGTGTTTTAATCGTCGAAGACAATCTGGCGCTGGCCGCCAACATGTTCGACTACCTGGAAGCCTGCGGCCATACGCTGGATGCGGCGCCCGACGGCAAGTCCGCGATGCGCCTGATCAGCGAAAACCACTACGACGTCATCGTGCTGGACTGGATGATGCCGCGCATGGACGGCATCAGCCTCCTGCGTCACCTGCGCACCGAATTGCGCAATCCGGTGCCGGTGATGCTGCTGACCGCCAAGGACCAACTGGACGACAAGCTGCTGGGCTTTGAGTCGGGTGCGGACGATTACATCGTCAAACCGCTGGCCCTGCCTGAGCTGGAAATTCGTTTGCGGGTGCTGGCTGCGCGCAGTCATAAGCGCTCGGATGTTCGGCAGGTGCTGGAAGTCGCCGATCTGTGTTTCGACCTGGGCACACAAACCATCATGCGCGGCGGTGTCCAGCTGCCCTTTTCGCCGATCAGACGAACCCTGCTGGAGGTTCTGATGCGCAACTCGCCGCACGTTGTTACGCGCACGCAGCTGGAGCTGCTCATCTGGGGCGACAGCGTGCCCGACGGCGACCTGCTGCGCTCGCACATGCATTTGCTCAGAAAGACCATCGATGGCGAGCGGGTCGCCGAGCAAAAGCTGCTCCATACAGTACCGGGTATCGGTTTTCGCCTGTGCGTGTGCCCATGATCAATCTTCCCGGCCGCCGGGGCAGCCTGCATCGCCTGATCAGTGCAATTCTGCTCGGCTTCGGGCTACTGATGACCACCGGCCTGACCACTCAGGCATTCATGAGCCAGGAACTCGTCGATCACCCGATCTGGAAAGAATTGCTTGAAACCGCGACAGCCAATGCACTTGCAGACACGCCACAGCCCAAACCACAGAAAGGCGACAGAATTCAGATATGGAAACTGTCGAACGACACCCGCACTGATACTGCCGCGACCGGCATGCCGCCTTTTCTCGCGTCACTTGCACCAGGTTTCTACAGCGAGGGCGATCTGGACCGAAGATCTTCAGGCTTCTCCGACCCCGACTACGCCGTGCTGGTCACCTCGCTGGGCAAGGAGCGTTTGATAGCGGCTATCGACATCAGCGATCTGGAGCGGGAGCAGAACCTCATCGCTTTGATCGGGGCGGTGTTTCTGCTACTCAATCTGATCCTGATTATTGCCGTGATCGCCTGGCTGTACGTTCGCCTGCATCGTCCGGTTCAGGCGCTTGCGCGGGGCATGAAGCAACTCGACCCGGAACGACCCGCGCAACGGTTGCCCGTGCAGTACGCTCAGGAAGAGCTCAAGGACATTGCCTGCGGCATCAATGCGCATCTGGAGCGGGTCGAACACTTCATAGGCCGTGAACGTGCGCTGCTGGATCAGGCCAGCCATGAGTTCCGCACGCCGATTGCGGTAATCAGCGGTGCGCTGGATGTGCTGGCCAGGCAAAAACTGCCGCCGTGCGCAAAGCCGCCGCTGCAACGCATGCGCGCCACCGTGGAAAACCTTACGGAAATCATGGTTGCGCTGCTGTATCTGTCACGCGAGCCGTTGACCTCGCATCAGGATGACCCGCTCGAAGTCGATCGCCTGCTGCCCGCTCTGGTCAAGGATCACGAGCATCTGCTCGACGGCAAACCGGTGCAGTTCTCGGTGCAGGTTCACCAGTCGCTCACCCTATACGTGCCGGAAGCGATGTTACGCATCGCCGTTGGTAACCTGCTGCGTAATGCGGCGGAAAACACCTATGACGGCACCATCGCTGTGCGGCTCAAGGAGGGTGTGTTGAGCGTGACCGACTCGGGCGAAGGCTTCGACACCGAGCAGGCTTCCCGGCACTACCTGTCACTGCTGCGAAACCCGATCAGGGCAGGCAGCGGGAAAGGCTTGGGGCTGTTTCTGGTGCGACGTATCTGCGAACGCTTTCAATGGACACTGACGCTGGAGTCGATGCCGACACTGGGCACCCGGGCAGGACTGGACTTCCGGTTACAGCCCTCATCGGCCTCGGAAAAAACCTGAATGCTGCGGCAGCACCACTACCGCTTCATTGCTTGTGTCGCGCCCGGCCTACGCCCATAAAAAACCCCTGCCACTGTACCGGCAAGGGTTATTTCCATAACGGAGCCAGATGTCTAGCGGCGCTTCATCCGGTCGATGATCACCGCCAGCAGCAGAATCGTGCCGCGAATCACGTACTGAT
It includes:
- a CDS encoding aspartyl/asparaginyl beta-hydroxylase domain-containing protein gives rise to the protein MRYERFSQYLRKSWPVFAPFNCFLYAFTHAHARKSVTDTLHFPGTNLLRENWQIIRNEALALDKQGVFESIVKEGSPGFYDVGFRTFYKHGWSKFYLTWYGYNHPSAQRLCPQTTALLEKVPGIKGAMFSLLPAGASLTLHADPLACSLRYHLGLKTPQSDSCFINVDGVTTTWRDGEDFIFDETRPHYVHNHSEAPRLILMCDIERPMYLPGRLFNRLYNQLANLTVVANTEEDARGAASALFDRLNPVLKRGKRLKSTNKALYNTLKWAINGSLLMFIFGSLFTVSAAVDYLTFN
- a CDS encoding response regulator transcription factor — its product is MIERSLSVLIVEDNLALAANMFDYLEACGHTLDAAPDGKSAMRLISENHYDVIVLDWMMPRMDGISLLRHLRTELRNPVPVMLLTAKDQLDDKLLGFESGADDYIVKPLALPELEIRLRVLAARSHKRSDVRQVLEVADLCFDLGTQTIMRGGVQLPFSPIRRTLLEVLMRNSPHVVTRTQLELLIWGDSVPDGDLLRSHMHLLRKTIDGERVAEQKLLHTVPGIGFRLCVCP
- a CDS encoding sensor histidine kinase; its protein translation is MINLPGRRGSLHRLISAILLGFGLLMTTGLTTQAFMSQELVDHPIWKELLETATANALADTPQPKPQKGDRIQIWKLSNDTRTDTAATGMPPFLASLAPGFYSEGDLDRRSSGFSDPDYAVLVTSLGKERLIAAIDISDLEREQNLIALIGAVFLLLNLILIIAVIAWLYVRLHRPVQALARGMKQLDPERPAQRLPVQYAQEELKDIACGINAHLERVEHFIGRERALLDQASHEFRTPIAVISGALDVLARQKLPPCAKPPLQRMRATVENLTEIMVALLYLSREPLTSHQDDPLEVDRLLPALVKDHEHLLDGKPVQFSVQVHQSLTLYVPEAMLRIAVGNLLRNAAENTYDGTIAVRLKEGVLSVTDSGEGFDTEQASRHYLSLLRNPIRAGSGKGLGLFLVRRICERFQWTLTLESMPTLGTRAGLDFRLQPSSASEKT